The segment AGTAACTAGATAATGAAAAGGGAAACGAGTAGACTAAACCGGAGGCACAATGGTGTAAAGTTTGCAAACACTACATGCCATTACACctgtaattttcattttttttttctcacaaacGTGATCAAATTTGCACTTGAAAAGAATTCTGCATGTACAACATAAGCTAACCTACAACTCATGAGTTTTCAAGAATCAAATGTTTAGGGGTAATGATACCATGAATGAACATTATCAACATTCTCTCAATATTTCACCAAAAAGAACGGAGGGTAAAATACATCAATGTTTAGTGGTTATTCGACAATAACAACTCTCCATCTGATCATATCATATAGGAACATATTGTGTTCTCCACCAAAATATTATGTCCACACAACTCAAACCACAGGTCCTACAAGTGTTGACCTTTTACTAAGAAAAATCCTAAGAAGATGCTGAAATCATTCGAGAATCTGATGtgtattgctccaaaaatataaaaaactattaTAATAACCAAACGTGCAAAATACAACAGTTCTTAAAGGAAACCTAAAATTTCCATTTTGCATATGATAGGCAAGCTTAATTACTGATTACatataaaggaaaaaaagaatatataaaTAAACCATGATTTTGAAGCATGGTAATAAAAATGGCAAAGCTTAAAGCACAATCAAATTGATACTAAACATCAGCTAGAGAGAGCGATGGAGATACAATAGGGAAAAGGGGATCAAAATATTGAAACCTCTACCTTGGTTTCCTAGGTGCCTGAGCAGCTGCGGCAGAAGCCTGTTGTGGTGCCTGAAGTGATAGTATTTCCTGATCACCAAGGAAGGGGTCCCATGGTGGCTCTGTACCCCGTTCAGCAGCTAGGGCAGTAAGAATGGCATACTCAACAGCTCTAACTCTATCGAAAGCTTCCTGGAGGTCGCTAGGTTGCGTATCTAAATATTCCTTAATCTCACGCCGCAGTTCCTCCGAGCTGAAGAAAAGCATGCCAATATGGTTAAAAGCAACCAATATACCAACCAAATTTATTAcaccaaaaaaaatatttggtatGCTAACTAAAAAAAACAATATACCAGATTCTAAAAGGAAACTACTACACCAAAAGATCATGGAATACAAACTAAAAATTTGTTGAATGGTAATTTTGAGCACATGAATTGATTTTTGCAGAGCAAAAAAAGCATGAGTACTATAAATGAATAACAACAGTGTTCACTATCAAGGCCGCTGTGACTGCTTATGCACCCTCATAAGCAGTAGTAGTACGTCTACTACTCCACTATGCCACTTGGCCTCTTATGTGCCAGTGATTTTAAGAACTAGAACAATATTTTGCACATTATAGTCTTATATCTAATTTGGTACTTACAAATACCATTCGGTCTACCACTTAGAATGATGACAAATTAATCTATAGTCTTTACATTTTATGGTGCTGCACTAATCACATGCTAACTTGTTCCTTATGTTATTTGGTCCATGTGTATTGGTAAAATTCTAGTGCGTCAACAAGgctttttgcaatttttagtgCATTTAAGACTTTCAGCAAACAACAAAATACTAGTAAGGATTAACAAATAGTGAAATTGTACGTACTCCACATCTGAATCTGTCCTACATAGCTCCTCCACTGATACAGTGGTCAAAAGTGAGTCACCGAGCGACAACAGCATAGATCTTGTAAGACCTTTCTGGCTGATTGTATAGAGATCTCCAGGCTTGCGAAGGTGAGAAGATCTGCAAAGGTGAGAAGGCAGTAAGGTAGATTTACTAGCATCAATaactatcttgtagtactatTTTTTCTATCATGCCACATCTTCCTAGAAGGCAAGGCAGTGCTCTTTGTTCACTTGTTTTTATGATGCATTAAAATACAAATCATTAGTTGTAAGGGGCCAGCAAAACTTTTGTGGTTTCTGAATTTGTGTGCCGCACTAATCACACACTGCTCTGCtttttttatatctattaaATCCATGTATCTACATGTAATAATTTAGTCTTTAAGGCTTCTTGCTATTAAACTTCGATAACAAATACTAGTGGAGGTAAACAAACAGAACAATTATACAtacgcatcatcatcatcatcggtcTCTTCAGTTGTTTGAAGGGTCAAAAGCGGGGGGTCACCCAATGACAGCGCCTCAAATGTTGGCAAATCTGTAACTGCCCTGCCAAGCTCACCGCTGCTCACCTCACTGGGACGCTCCTCGGTCCTGATGAGTGCATATTATGAAGGAAatatgatcagtgcaaagaatAACAAAAAGAAAGACATTATGAATTTGCTACAGAAATAAGCACAAGTCAAGCAACGAACATATAAAGAGAAAAACAATAATTAACAACACTTACGGTGCTGGTTCTCGTCTACGTCGCGGCCTCCTTGGGCGGTTTGAATAGAGAACACTCTGCCGAACACGAGTTCCAGTTACAGCCCCTTCAGCTCCAGGATGACTGCAAAGGTTGGAATCAACACATTTAGGTAAATTTACTAACAGGAACCTACTATGTTGTTCTATCACCATGAAAGGCAAGAAAGAGTTAtttattcaacttttttataacACGTTAAAAGATAAAAACATTAATTTTCAGGGGACAGTAAAAAGCTTTCCAGCCAAACGCTTGAAGATGGCAAGGAGAAAACATAAAACAGAGCAGCTGCTGTGACCAAATATTATAACGCTTCTTCACGGCTAGGATGGACTGGAGAGCGATCCTAAGCACTTCCAAACTCTAGACCATACCAGGATCCCTCAAAAAGCCACAGAAAGCATTTTATCCCTTCAGACATTCTGTGGCTGCTACTTAGTAACCCTTCAGAAAGCTTGAAGGGGCTGGGAAAGTAGCATAGCTTATCACTTGGGCGGATAGGAGACTGGTGATTACTTGTTTATTCAATGTCCTCTGAATATATACACGTTGTATGTGTTATGATATACATATTTGGTTGTTGTACAAACCAATGATGTCCAATGGTTGTTTGCAAGCAAATGAGACAGTTGCTTCTAGAGGGCATAGAGGCAGTTGAGTTTGAAATGACTCACTTAACATAAATCAATTATAAACAGGTAGCAACCGTGCGGTAATATTATCCACTTATCCACAGAAAAAATCGAGCTTTTCTGGGAGCAAGAGGATATTCGGGAATTCAAGTTCCAACATCCGGGATCACTGCGAAGGCTGAAATCAACACACTTAGTTAAGTTTACTAACAACAATATGCTATGTTGTTCTATATCCATGGAAGGCAAGACAGTATTCTTCATTCAAGTTTTTTATAATATGTTAAAAGATAGAACATTAATTTTCATGAGACAGCAAAAGGCTTTCCAGCCAAACGGTTCAAGATGGCAGGGAGAAAATATTAAACAGAGCAGCTGTTATGACCATATATTACAACACTTTTTGAAGGCTAGGCTGGAAAGACACTCACCGGACAGCGGTCCTAAGCACTTCCGAGCATATCAGAAATTCTAGGATACCTCAAAACGCCACACAAAGCATTCTGTGCCTTCAGAAATTCCATGTGTGCTATTTAATGTAGCATGCTTGAAGGGGTTCGGGAAGGTAGCATATCTTGTCACTTGTGTGGACAGGAGATCAGGAGACTGGTGATTACTTGTTTATTCAATGTCCTCTGTATTTGTTATGATATACAATTTTGGTTGTACAAACCCAACTGATGCGCAATGATTGTTTGTAAGCAAGGTTACTTCTTGTGGGCACAGAGGCAGTTGAAATTAGAGAGTTTAAAATGGCTCTTAACAAGTTAACAGAAATCAATTATAAACAGGCAACAACCGTACAGAAATATTATCCACAATCCATGGAAAAAATCGAGCCTTTTGGAGAGCAAGAAACAACAGGATATTCCGGAATTCAAGTTCCAACATCATAAGTTGCGAAGGGGACTAAAGACACATAAGCAATGTTGCAGTTGAGAGCTAGGATCAGGGGGAAAAAAATGTCTTTTTCATCTACTGTCTCTACTCTACTTTGTAATTCGCTTTATGAGCCACCGATTTGAAGTGTTATTGCAAGCAATTTCATACCttgtgaggaagaagaagaatggtGGGCCTCACAAGACTAGGGCAACGGAAAAGGGAAAGGGGAAGCAAAAGAAGACCACTCACTCGGAGGGGGATGCAGCGGAAGAGGATGCCTGCGAGCGGGTTCCAGGTCGCCGGCGACCACGGGTGCTGGCGTACTGCGCTATTTCCTCAAAAGTGAACGGACCGCGCATACCCCCCCTCTCCGGGTCGTAGAAGAAAAACTccctgggcggcggcggcggcggcggcgcggttgCTCCCTCGACTCGTCCAGCAATTCACGGCTGGGTTCACCGGACCGCAAGTCGCGGTAGGGATCGGCACCGTCGTCTTTGATCCGTGCATGTACCGGCGAGcacgcggcggcggcagcgaggCGTGTGACGTCTGGATCGAGCAGGACCGATCGATAGAACGTATGTAGGTAGAATCGATCAAGCAATCGGCGCAAGACGATGCATGGTTGGGGACGTATGTACGTATATATCGCGGCCTCGAATCCGACTACAAATTCTCTCATCAAATCGTAACCGTTATTTTTTCCTCTTGTTTTAAAGCAAAAAATGTGATGAAAACCCACGACTACTTTAATGGAAGTGCTTCATGGAAGTCCAAAAAGAGATTATCACAAGTATAAAACAAAGGGGGAGATTATGTTTCAAATGTCCGAAGATGGGCTTCTTTCAGTCGATGAACACTAGCTCTACGATTGAAATCgtggaatttttatattttagccCTTTTGAAAAACATTGTTTACAAATAGACCCTCAAGGAAAAGATGTTTAGAAATGGACCCTTCGCACGGCGCCATCACCTGTGACACTGTTAGTACACTGCACGGCGCCTTGATATTTAGCCGAGGATCTGTGCCCCTTTGGGTGGGTCACAAGCTTGGCAGGGGACCTTTATTGCTCTTGCTCCCAACGCTCGAGCTGGACTCCAAAAAGCTACTCCGGTAAGCTCGACGGGACGGCTGTACGTATTCCAGTGTATAAAATCTACTCGAGCTGGACTCCAAAAAGCTACTCCAGTAAGCTCGACGGGACGGCTGTACGTATTCCAGTGTATAAAATTTATCTTCCACATCTGAGCAACAATGCTCCGAGTAATATTTCGCAGTATCAAACTCGGCCAAAGCTCGAGTACGTTCGAGCTCAGCTCGATAGATGGGAGGAAAAAGATATTAAGTTTTGTTACATTCAAACAATATTTATCTTgacaaatattttcaaattatCGCTTTATTGTGCGTTTCGGAAAAATACACAAAAccagaagagagagaaaagaagaagagaaacgGAGGAGCCAGACTATAACAAAGTCGAATGAAGAACAGGCGGCAGCAGAAAAATTAATGAAGCAACCACACTCGATGACGGATCGAACTTACCGTCGATTAGATTTTGATGGATCCATTGGCGGCGCGGCTGGCCGATCGTCCTTGATCCGTGTAGGGTGTTTCCCGGCTGACCGGCGAGCACTTGTGCCAGCGTGAGTCTTGACCTATGGATCGAGCAGGATGTATCGATCGATGCAATCGGTGCAGGACGGTGGTGACATATGTATGTAGTGCGGCCCCCGTTGAAACAAAGTCTAATCCGACTCAAATCCTCTCAAATTATTGTAACCGTTTCGGAATACGTTCGTATACAGCTTACAGAGGAGAAATCCAAATCCTTTGAGTCGAAGGATTAGCTTCCCTAATTTCGTTCTGGTGGGCATTTTCTTGCTGGCTCTGCGGCAGGCAGCGAGACGTGTCTCCAGTGGATACGTACGTACATACATATGTACCGATTACGAATCGTAATCAAATCGTTTTTTCCTCTTGTTTTAAAGCAACAAGATGAAAACCCACGACTACTTTAATGGAAGTGCTACATGGAAGTCCAAAAGGAGATTATCATAAGTATAAAACAAAGCGGGAGATTATGTTTCAGATGTCTGAAGATGGGCTTCTTTCAGTCGATCAACACTAGCCCTACGATTGAAATCgtggaatttttatattttagtcCTTTTGAAAAACATTTTTTACAAATAGACCCTCGAGGAAAAGATGTTTAGAAATGGACCCTTCACACGGCGCCATCACCTGTGACGCTGTTGGTACACTGCACGGTGCCTTGATATTTAGCGACGTGATATGCCACGTAGGATATGGGCTGAATCGAGTTTAATGACGTGGCAAATCACGGTACCAAataaagatgtccaaataggTCGTGCTTACTAGACCGACCCGCGACCCGGCACTGTAGGCATGGCCCGAGACGAACCGAGTCGAGCCGGCACGGTACGAGGTCACATACCGTGTCTGGGCTGAGCGTGTGGCACGACGTGCCGGCACAGCCCGACCCAACTGAGATgagccggcacgggcacggcccagcccaggTCAGCACAAAACGCCTCGGCCCGGCTAGGCATGGCCGGCCTGTCCAGGCATGACACGGCAAGGTccgcttgggctggtcgagagCCGTTGCGTGGGGCCGACTTGACTAGACACCAGTGGCAGGAGAGGGTACGCGGGGGCACACCCGGGTTAACAGGTTGTGCTCGACCCATTTAACCCGTTAACTcgttatttttgaattttctaaCCGTTTTGTTACCGTTTAATCCGTTAGTACAACTTTTAAAACACTAAAAATTGTACTTACTCATCATCTGGATCTTTTGTGGGCTTCTCATCGGTTGATTAGGGTTTTAAAATACATCAGGAACTACTCGATATTCATGGTTACCGATCAATTTTGTTACAGTTTGTATTCAGAAATTGATTAGTTTTCGATTAAGTTCAaatgcaaaattaaaaaaattaaaaatttgataaaattcgaccgATTTCTACCGAATTACTATAAAAACCGCAAATATTGAAGAAATCGTTGGGGCTCTCTCTCACTACATAGGGGCCTTTATTACACCACTCAACACCACTAGTTTGGTTTAGGGTTTCAAAATGCGTTAGTAACCGCTCGATATTCACAGTTACCGATCAATTCATTGCGGTTTGTATTCAGAAATTGATTAGTTTTCGATtaagttcaaattcaaaattaaaaaattagaaatttgaCGAAATCCGTACCTATTTTGAAAATTGGATGCCTAATGACGATTGTGTTTTCTCACAAATTTTATTGCAGTGAGTAGGTATGTCGCTCAACTATGTGTGACCGTCATAAAATCTAATTATTCATGATGTTCATATTCCATCTCAAATTGAGTCGCTTGAATTTACATggattttcataaaaaaaaatacattatatGACGCACTATGGTAGTCGTGACACGCCAATATTCCATCATAGATTATTATAGTGACAAAAATGTGATCTACCTCGATGTTTTGGCTTTGCAGACCACCACCCCATTTGTTGTCGCACTAGATCTTGGATTAGTTATGCAGGTCCGCCACTAAACTAGTTGGCTAGATCATTTCCCATCTTCCTCTCTCCCCGTATGGATGATTTGGGAGGTCTTTTGAACCTTTGTCGACTTGATCTTGTGATGCAGTAGAGGAATGCAACTCCTATGGCGGGGTGAACGAAGATGCAATCGTCAGGAGGTCAAAGAATGTATGCCAATCTTGGTTGGAAGACAGAGACTTGTATCGATGGTGGGGCGGTTACTTTGTATGTATCCTATAGAGGCTGTGAGTTGCACTTTCGTTATTAAAAAGTTGTTCTTCAACGAAATAGGACTAGAACTTctccatcaattttttttttcatttctctgTTTCCATATATGCCAGGCTGTTCCAAAGTGCACttgtagaaaaaatatatatgaaacaaatttcTGTGAAAACCTTTACATGGAACATATTTTATGAAATACGTTCCTACAATATATCCATGGAAAACTAACATGAGGTCAAATTTCGAGAAGTCCAATGCAATTTATCTCTTTCTCACCACATTCTCATATTTCATCCActatttttgtgttgttttctaTGAACCATCCAAACATATCAGCTCAAACATGCATGTGTTCTAAAATCCTGCAAGATTCCAGAGCATAAGCCATCctaatatgtttttttcttttttttttctatatgtgTTTTCAACCTAATGTGTTCCAGCACTCCTTGTAAGTTGTCGTAACCAGTccagggttcacaaattcgtTTGGCCACCAAAATGTGGTGGCCGGCGAATTCTTCAAAAACCACGAATATTTGTATAAATTCAGTAGAAACCGAacgaattttgtcaaatttttaatttttttaattttgaatttgaatcggACCGAAATACAGTTGCATTCTGAATGCGATGCTGACCGAATTGGTCGAAAACCACAAATTTCGAGCGGTTTTCGACAAATTTCTGAACACTAAACTAGTCTAGTCAATCAATCATCATCATAAATCACCATCTCAAGTCCATCAATCATACATTTCTCTAGAGACGCTGCAAAGGCTGCTCTTGTGCTCACTATCTTAACCAAAGATCCAATAGAAAGGGAAGTGCCTGACAAGAACATTACAAATAACAATAACACGATTTCAGTATCACATGCGCAAAATAAAAGTACTCCCATAAACAAATCATCATCCACAGATTCTAGAACCAGAACTACTCTAAGATTTGAATCCGTCACGTCAGACCTAACACCATGGAGGAAACTGTCTGACTACCCTCCACCTGTCCCTCAGCAGAAAAAGTTGAATCCATCAAACCTAACACTATGCCTCAAAAAGTCTGATTAAATAATTTCcagcttcatcatcatcatctattAAATAATTTCtagcttcttcatcatcatcatcttcatccgaatACCAGAAATTGGATTCAGGAGCATTAGGTGAGCCCACAAATCCACCCGTGGTAGGGTGCTTCAAATCCTCCACTCCTTTGCTCTTGCATGCATAACAATGACCTGGTGAGAACAACCCCCAGCAAATTATATTAGACAATTGTAAACACATTCATATATGGTTCCATATTAGATTCATCTGACAAAAACTATTACCATTTTCATTGGGCTCCAAAGGACAGCAGAAATAGAATTTTCTCCTAAACATCTCCTTCACTTCGGCAAAGTACAACTCCACGGTCCAATCGACTGAATTAGGCATCTTCATCATAATTGTGAAGTTATAATGGTGGAAAACATTATTGTAGCTCTCCGCATTGAAGCATTGGTGACAAAGTTCATCAAGCTTGTACTCAAGCGGCTGACAAAAAAATCAACACACAATTAATAAAATCCTGTAAAAACTTTGCAGTTTGCACCATTAAAATATACAAAACTATAAATACCTTAAGATACGCATTTTTCTCAATGTGTTTCTCAAAACATAACATCACCTCGTCCCTCATCCAATCCTTTCCGTCTTCACACCTGTATTCACAACTAATTTAAGACTGCCATTTTCTTCTCAGGTGAATATCAAAATGTGATGGCAACAATTCCAACAATTGATAAATCTTCCACTGCACACATTAGTAACTAGAtaatgaaaagagaaaagagtaAACTAAACCGGAGGCACAATGGTGTAAAGTTTGCAAACACTACATGCCATTGCacctatattttttattgtttttttctcACAAACGTGATCAAATTTGCACTTGAAAAGAATTCTGCATGTACAACATAAGCTAACCTATAACTCATGAGTTTTCGAGAATTTTTAAGTAGGATTTCCAACAAATTTGCAAATTTCCACACTCAGCCCATTTTCACTGGATATGTACCCATAGGGGAAACGCAAATGTTTAGGGGTAATGATACCATGAATGAATATTATCAACATTCTCTCAATATTTCACCAAAAAGAACGGAGGGTAAAATACATCAATGTTTAGTGGTTATTCGACAATAACAACTCTGCATCTGATCATATCATATATGAACATATTGTGTTCTCCAACAAAATATTATGCCCACACAACTCAAACCACAGGTCCTACAAGTGCTATCTTTTACTAAGGAAAATCCTAAGAAGATGCTGAAATCATTCGAGAATCTGATGtgtattgctccaaaaatataaaaaaccaTTATAATAACCAAACGTGCAAAATACAATAGTTCTTAAAGGAAACCTAAAATTTCCATTTTGCATATGATAGGCAAGCTTAATTACTGATTacatataaaagaaaaaaagaatatataaaTAAACCATGATTTTGAAGCATGGTAATAAAAATGGCAAAGCTTAAAGCACAATCAAATTGATACTAAACATCAGCTAGAGAGAGCGATGGAGATACAATAGGAAAAAAGGGACCAAAATATTGAAACCTCTACCTTGGTTTCCTTGGTGCCTGAGCAGTTACGGCAGAAGCCTGTTGTGGTGCCTGAAGTGATAGTATTTCCTGATCAACAAGGAAGGGGTCCCATGGTGGCTCTGTACCCCGTTCAACAGCCAGGGCAGTAAGAGTGGCATACTCAACAGCTCTAACTCTATCGAAAGCTTCCTGGAGGTCGCTAGGTTGCGTATCTAAATATTCCTTAATCTCACGGCGCAGATCCTCCGAGCTGAAGAAAAGCATGCCAATATGGTTAAAAGCAACCAATATaccaaaaaaatttattacaccaaaaaaaaaatttggtatACCAACTAAAAAAAACAATATACCAGATTCTAAAAGGAAACTACTACACCAAAAGGTCGTGGAATACAAACTAAAAATTTGTTGAATGGTAATATTGAGCACATGAATTGATTTTTGCAGAGAAAAAAAGCATGAGTACTATAAATGAATAACAATAGTGTTCACTATCAAGGCAGCTATGACTGCTTATGCACCCTCATAAGCAGTAGTAGTACGTCAACTACTCCACTATGCCACTTGGCCTCTTATGTGCCAGCGATTTTAAGAACTAGAACAATATTTTGCACATTATAGTCTTATATCTAACTTGGTACTTACAAATACCATTGGGTCTACCACTTAGAATGATGACAAATTAATCTATAGTCTTTACATTTTATGATGCTGCACTAATTACATGCTAACTTGTTCCTTATGTTATTTGGTCCATGTGTATTGGTAAAATTCTAGTGCGTCAACAAGgctttttgcaatttttagtgCATTTAAGACTTTCAACAAACAATAAAATACTAGTAAGGATTAACAAATAGTGAAATTATACGTACTCCACATCTGAATCTGTCCTACATAGCTCCTCCACTGATACAGTGGTCAAAAGTGAGTCACCGAGCGACAACAGCATAGATCTTGTAAGACCTTTCTGGCTGATTGTATAGAGATCTCCAGGCTTGCGAAGGTGAGAAGATCTGCAAAGGTGAGAAGGCAGTAAGGTAGATTTACTAGCATCAATATCTATTTTGTAGTACTATTTTTCCTATCATGCTACATCTTCCTAGAAGGCAAGGCAGTGCTCTTTGTTCACTCGTTTTTATGATGCATTAAAATACAAATCATTAGTTGTAAGGGGCCAGCAAAACTTTTGTGGTTTCTGAATTTGTGTGCCGCACTAATCACACACTGCTCTGCtttttttatatctattaaATCCATGTATCTACATGTAATAATTTAGTCTTTAAGGCTTCTTGCTATTAAACTTCGATAACAAATACTAGTGGAGGTAAACAAACAGAACAATTGTACAtacgcatcatcatcatcggtcTCTTCAGTTGTTTGAAGGGTCAAAAGCGGGGGGTCACCCAATGACAGCGCCTCAAATGTTGGCAAATCTGTAACTGCCCTGCCAAGCTCACCGCTGCTCACCTTGCTAGGACGCTCCTCGGTCCTGATGAGTGCATATTATGAAGGAAatatgatcagtgcaaagaatAACAAAAAGAAAGACATTATGAATTTGCTACAGAAATAAGCACAAGTCAAGTAACGAACATATAAAGAGAAAAACAATAATTAACGACACTTACGGTGCTGGTTCACGTCTGCGTCGCAGCCTCCTTGGGTGGTTTGAATAGAGAACACTCTGCCGAACACGAGTTCCAGTTACAGCCCCTTCAGCTCCAGGATGACTGCAAAGGTTGGAATCAACACATTTAGGTAAATTTACTAACAGGAACCTACTATGTTGTTCTATCACCATGAAAGGCAAGAAAGAGTTAtttattcaacttttttataacACGTTAAAAGATAAAAACATTAATTTTCAGGGGACAGTAAAAAGCTTTCCAGCCAAACGCTTGAAGATGGCAAGGAGA is part of the Phragmites australis chromosome 12, lpPhrAust1.1, whole genome shotgun sequence genome and harbors:
- the LOC133886882 gene encoding uncharacterized protein LOC133886882 isoform X2, which encodes MDPSKSNRRHPGAEGAVTGTRVRQSVLYSNRPRRPRRRREPAPTEERPSEVSSGELGRAVTDLPTFEALSLGDPPLLTLQTTEETDDDDDASSHLRKPGDLYTISQKGLTRSMLLSLGDSLLTTVSVEELCRTDSDVDSEELRREIKEYLDTQPSDLQEAFDRVRAVEYAILTALAAERGTEPPWDPFLGDQEILSLQAPQQASAAAAQAPRKPRCEDGKDWMRDEVMLCFEKHIEKNAYLKPLEYKLDELCHQCFNAESYNNVFHHYNFTIMMKMPNSVDWTVELYFAEVKEMFRRKFYFCCPLEPNENGHCYACKNKGVEGLKHPTMGGFVGSPNAHESNFWYSDEDDDDDEARNYLIDDDDEAGNYLIRLFEV
- the LOC133886882 gene encoding uncharacterized protein LOC133886882 isoform X1, which encodes MRGPFTFEEIAQYASTRGRRRPGTRSQASSSAASPSDHPGAEGAVTGTRVRQSVLYSNRPRRPRRRREPAPTEERPSEVSSGELGRAVTDLPTFEALSLGDPPLLTLQTTEETDDDDDASSHLRKPGDLYTISQKGLTRSMLLSLGDSLLTTVSVEELCRTDSDVDSEELRREIKEYLDTQPSDLQEAFDRVRAVEYAILTALAAERGTEPPWDPFLGDQEILSLQAPQQASAAAAQAPRKPRCEDGKDWMRDEVMLCFEKHIEKNAYLKPLEYKLDELCHQCFNAESYNNVFHHYNFTIMMKMPNSVDWTVELYFAEVKEMFRRKFYFCCPLEPNENGHCYACKNKGVEGLKHPTMGGFVGSPNAHESNFWYSDEDDDDDEARNYLIDDDDEAGNYLIRLFEV
- the LOC133886882 gene encoding uncharacterized protein LOC133886882 isoform X3, producing MRGPFTFEEIAQYASTRGRRRPGTRSQASSSAASPSDHPGAEGAVTGTRVRQSVLYSNRPRRPRRRREPAPTEERPSEVSSGELGRAVTDLPTFEALSLGDPPLLTLQTTEETDDDDDASSHLRKPGDLYTISQKGLTRSMLLSLGDSLLTTVSVEELCRTDSDVDSEELRREIKEYLDTQPSDLQEAFDRVRAVEYAILTALAAERGTEPPWDPFLGDQEILSLQAPQQASAAAAQAPRKPRCEDGKDWMRDEVMLCFEKHIEKNAYLKPLEYKLDELCHQCFNAESYNNVFHHYNFTIMMKMPNSVDWTVELYFAEVKEMFRRKFYFCCPLEPNENGVVLTRSLLCMQEQRSGGFEAPYHGWICGLA
- the LOC133886884 gene encoding uncharacterized protein LOC133886884, which produces MRGPFTFEEIAQYASTRGRRRPGTRSQASSSAASPSDHPGAEGAVTGTRVRQSVLYSNHPRRLRRRREPAPTEERPSKVSSGELGRAVTDLPTFEALSLGDPPLLTLQTTEETDDDDASSHLRKPGDLYTISQKGLTRSMLLSLGDSLLTTVSVEELCRTDSDVDSEDLRREIKEYLDTQPSDLQEAFDRVRAVEYATLTALAVERGTEPPWDPFLVDQEILSLQAPQQASAVTAQAPRKPRCEDGKDWMRDEVMLCFEKHIEKNAYLKPLEYKLDELCHQCFNAESYNNVFHHYNFTIMMKMPNSVDWTVELYFAEVKEMFRRKFYFCCPLEPNENGHCYACKSKGVEDLKHPTTGGFVGSPNAPESNFWYSDEDDDDEEARNYLIDDDDEAGNYLIRLFEA